A stretch of Acidobacteriota bacterium DNA encodes these proteins:
- a CDS encoding TRAP transporter fused permease subunit, translating to MSLDNRLRGVSSASVLAFLLSALSLAWVLFVIPPQTYRPLMLLVGVWATLRLKPSAGRWGPALDLVWVVVTMFGLGWPLAQGEAFWYRAANPTGGDVVAGMAALLVITEAVRRTTGWALPIVTVGFLAYAVFGPALASIGLADIAHRGYDLPRLVGNLYMTLEGIYGVPLDVAVTYITLFSIYGAVLEASGAGTFFLDWALSLSGGAQSPAATGRSVSLAGFLLGTVSGSGVATTVTLGSMAWPLLRRAGFEANTAGAMLAASGIGALLSPPTLGAAAFLIAEYLRVSYLQVLVMATIPTVLYYASIVLMIDGDAQRIALPATGVATGVPRARLPLHSYWHFTSLFLVAVLMALSFTPFRAVFWATLAAVGISVVTRTPLGPRRLASALSEGGKDTLSVLSTTAIAGAIVGVVTLTGFGLKAAGLIVALAGGSLPLTVLFGALAVWILGLAVPVTASYIIAAVMVVPALTTVGVAPIAAHMFVFYYAVLSEVSPPTALAPFAAAALTGGQPFRTMMLTWKYSLPAFLVPIAFTLEPRGMGMLMQGPWGDVVVGSITALVGVAALAFAMTGSQGLLASPGSRVALGIGGLFLVHPAPWADMTGTALVAAVVVGRRVIFSPSRRTHT from the coding sequence GTGTCTCTGGACAACCGTCTGCGCGGCGTTTCCTCCGCATCCGTCCTCGCGTTCCTGCTTTCCGCGCTGTCGCTGGCGTGGGTGCTCTTCGTCATTCCACCTCAGACCTATCGGCCACTGATGTTGCTTGTCGGCGTCTGGGCCACGCTTCGCCTGAAGCCATCGGCGGGGCGATGGGGGCCGGCGCTCGACCTGGTGTGGGTGGTGGTGACGATGTTCGGGTTGGGGTGGCCACTCGCGCAGGGTGAGGCGTTCTGGTACCGCGCGGCCAATCCGACCGGTGGCGACGTGGTGGCCGGCATGGCCGCGTTGCTCGTCATCACCGAGGCCGTGCGTCGCACCACGGGCTGGGCGCTGCCGATCGTCACCGTGGGTTTTTTGGCGTACGCCGTGTTCGGTCCAGCGCTTGCGTCCATCGGCCTGGCGGACATCGCCCATCGTGGATACGACCTGCCGCGGCTGGTGGGCAACCTCTACATGACACTTGAGGGCATCTACGGCGTGCCGCTCGATGTGGCGGTGACGTACATCACGCTGTTCAGCATTTACGGCGCCGTACTCGAAGCGTCTGGCGCCGGCACGTTTTTTCTGGATTGGGCGTTGTCCCTCTCTGGTGGTGCGCAATCGCCTGCGGCGACGGGCCGGTCCGTCTCGCTCGCGGGTTTTCTGCTGGGCACGGTGTCGGGTTCCGGTGTCGCCACCACCGTGACGCTCGGGTCCATGGCATGGCCACTGTTGCGCCGTGCAGGATTTGAAGCGAATACGGCGGGCGCGATGCTTGCCGCATCGGGCATCGGCGCGTTGCTCTCGCCGCCCACGCTGGGCGCCGCGGCATTTCTCATCGCCGAGTACCTGCGAGTCTCGTACCTCCAGGTACTGGTGATGGCCACCATTCCCACCGTGCTCTACTACGCGTCGATCGTGCTGATGATCGATGGCGACGCGCAGCGCATCGCGCTGCCTGCGACTGGTGTCGCGACTGGCGTACCACGCGCTCGATTGCCACTGCATTCGTACTGGCACTTCACCTCACTCTTCCTCGTGGCCGTGCTGATGGCGTTGAGCTTCACGCCGTTCCGCGCGGTGTTTTGGGCCACCCTGGCGGCGGTCGGCATCAGCGTGGTGACGCGCACACCGCTTGGGCCCAGGCGTCTGGCATCGGCGCTTTCGGAAGGCGGCAAGGACACCTTGTCGGTGCTTTCCACCACCGCCATTGCCGGCGCCATCGTCGGCGTCGTCACACTGACGGGGTTCGGCCTCAAGGCGGCGGGCCTCATCGTGGCGCTGGCGGGTGGATCGCTGCCGCTGACCGTGTTGTTCGGGGCGCTCGCGGTGTGGATTCTGGGTCTTGCCGTGCCGGTGACCGCGTCGTACATCATTGCGGCCGTGATGGTGGTTCCGGCGCTGACCACCGTGGGCGTCGCACCGATCGCCGCGCACATGTTCGTGTTTTATTACGCGGTGTTGTCGGAGGTCAGTCCGCCCACCGCGCTGGCGCCGTTTGCCGCCGCGGCGCTGACTGGCGGTCAGCCGTTCCGCACGATGATGCTGACGTGGAAGTACTCGTTGCCCGCATTCCTGGTGCCCATTGCGTTCACGCTTGAGCCGCGAGGCATGGGGATGTTGATGCAGGGGCCCTGGGGCGACGTAGTGGTGGGATCGATCACCGCGCTCGTGGGTGTCGCGGCGCTGGCGTTCGCGATGACGGGCTCCCAGGGCCTGCTGGCATCGCCTGGATCTCGCGTCGCGCTGGGGATTGGCGGCCTGTTTCTGGTGCATCCTGCACCGTGGGCCGACATGACCGGCACCGCTCTGGTAGCCGCGGTCGTGGTGGGACGCCGTGTTATCTTTAGCCCGTCCCGGAGGACGCACACATGA
- a CDS encoding peptidase — protein MKTLKQHWILATVIVAVAAGSTLAAQTRQSPAPRTAPQTLAAVTSPKAELGNNIGDDYYLANYTQLMAYWRKLEKESPRLKVVEIGKTAEGRPHLMTIITSPENHRRLDRFREISARLATAEGLTDEQARALAKEGKAVVWIDGGLHATEVLGAQQLMETVYQLVSRTDEETMRILNDVIILAVHANPDGMELVSNWYMRNPVPEQRSTGGIPVLYQKYAGHDNNRDFYMSALDESTNMNRVMYKEWFPQIMYNHHQTGPAGTVMFAPPFRDPFNYNFHPLIPAGIDLVGSAMATRFLAENKPGVTSRAGAAYSTWWNGGLRTTAYFHNMIGILTETIGNPTPTQIPFTASKLLPNSSLWSPIAPQQWHFRQSIDYSLTANYAILDLASRYRETFLFNIYQMGRDNIKRSSEDSWTMTPRRVAAIQAKMAAAGGAGGGRGGRGGAAVAPAGAAPAAGGGRGAGAGAGAPNPYWTELHSPEMRDPRGFIMSADQPDFGTATRFMNTLIKTGVTVHRATAAFTVNGKQYPANSYVVKTAQAFRPHVMDMFEPQDHPDDFPYPGGPPSRPYDSAGYTLAMQMGVQFDRILDGFDGPFVKVVGMAVTPAGRVIGGTTGAGQAAGYYFTHKANDSYIAVNRLTKAGETVSWLADGPMGAGTFYVTAKATTRATLEKLAVDLGLTFQAATSAPTGRMTVLRAPRIGLFDQYGGQMPSGWTRLVFENFEFPYTVVYPPMLDAGNLIDKFDILIFNDGGIPAVGGGAGGGRGGGGGGGGRGGGAGPEIPEEFRNRQGSVTAETMNKIKEFVRAGGTVLTIGGASSSIAAHFDLPIESHLTERGEDGRLGPLPGTKFYVPGSVLRAAVEPNSILGHGTGPEIDVFFDNSPTFRLGPAATSRGIKTIAWYNTPTPLRSGWAWGQHYLENGIAAFEAEVGKGHLYVFGPEIAFRSQPHGTFKFLFNGILLSATEGLR, from the coding sequence ATGAAAACTCTCAAACAACATTGGATTCTGGCCACGGTAATCGTGGCGGTCGCGGCCGGCTCCACGCTGGCCGCACAAACTCGACAGTCCCCAGCCCCGCGAACCGCTCCCCAGACGCTCGCCGCGGTCACTTCGCCGAAGGCGGAACTGGGCAATAACATTGGCGACGACTACTACCTCGCCAACTACACCCAGTTGATGGCGTACTGGCGCAAGCTCGAGAAGGAATCGCCGCGCCTGAAGGTGGTGGAGATCGGCAAGACCGCTGAAGGGCGGCCGCACCTGATGACCATCATCACGTCGCCCGAAAATCATCGCCGCCTCGATCGGTTCCGCGAGATCTCAGCCCGGCTGGCCACCGCTGAGGGCCTGACCGACGAGCAGGCGCGCGCGCTGGCGAAAGAAGGCAAAGCCGTGGTCTGGATCGACGGCGGCTTGCACGCCACCGAAGTCCTGGGCGCACAGCAGTTGATGGAAACGGTCTACCAGTTGGTGAGCCGCACCGACGAAGAGACGATGCGAATTCTCAACGACGTGATCATCCTGGCCGTGCACGCGAATCCGGACGGGATGGAACTGGTGTCCAACTGGTACATGCGGAATCCCGTCCCGGAGCAGCGCTCCACGGGCGGCATTCCGGTGCTGTACCAGAAGTACGCCGGTCACGATAACAACCGCGACTTCTACATGTCGGCGCTCGACGAATCCACCAACATGAATCGCGTGATGTACAAGGAGTGGTTCCCGCAAATCATGTACAACCACCACCAGACCGGCCCCGCCGGCACGGTGATGTTTGCGCCGCCCTTCCGCGATCCGTTCAACTACAACTTCCACCCTCTGATTCCTGCAGGGATTGACCTGGTGGGCTCGGCGATGGCGACGCGTTTCCTGGCCGAGAACAAGCCTGGCGTGACGTCTCGCGCGGGCGCGGCGTACTCGACGTGGTGGAACGGCGGCCTGCGTACGACCGCGTACTTCCACAACATGATCGGCATCCTGACCGAGACCATTGGCAATCCGACGCCGACGCAGATTCCGTTCACGGCGAGCAAGTTGCTGCCCAACTCGAGCCTCTGGTCGCCGATTGCGCCGCAGCAATGGCACTTCCGCCAGTCGATCGACTACTCGTTGACGGCGAACTACGCCATTCTCGATCTGGCATCGCGGTATCGCGAGACGTTCCTCTTCAACATCTACCAGATGGGCCGCGACAACATTAAGCGGTCGAGCGAAGACTCGTGGACGATGACGCCGCGGCGCGTGGCGGCGATTCAGGCGAAGATGGCGGCGGCCGGTGGAGCGGGCGGCGGCCGTGGTGGACGCGGTGGTGCCGCGGTGGCTCCGGCTGGCGCGGCTCCGGCTGCGGGCGGCGGTCGTGGTGCCGGTGCGGGTGCGGGCGCGCCCAATCCCTACTGGACAGAGTTGCACTCTCCCGAGATGCGCGATCCGCGCGGGTTCATCATGAGCGCGGACCAGCCGGACTTCGGCACGGCGACGCGTTTCATGAACACCCTGATCAAGACGGGCGTCACGGTGCATCGCGCGACCGCGGCCTTCACGGTCAACGGCAAGCAGTACCCGGCCAACTCCTACGTCGTCAAGACGGCGCAGGCGTTCCGGCCGCATGTGATGGACATGTTTGAGCCGCAGGATCACCCGGATGACTTCCCGTATCCCGGTGGCCCGCCGAGCCGTCCGTACGACAGCGCCGGCTACACGCTCGCGATGCAGATGGGTGTGCAGTTCGACCGTATCCTCGACGGCTTTGATGGTCCGTTTGTGAAGGTTGTCGGCATGGCCGTCACACCGGCAGGCCGGGTCATTGGCGGCACGACGGGCGCCGGCCAGGCCGCGGGTTATTACTTCACGCACAAGGCCAACGACAGCTACATCGCCGTCAACCGCCTGACGAAGGCCGGCGAAACGGTGTCGTGGCTGGCGGATGGCCCCATGGGCGCCGGCACGTTCTACGTCACGGCCAAGGCCACGACGCGTGCGACCCTCGAAAAGCTCGCGGTGGATCTGGGACTGACGTTCCAGGCCGCCACGTCGGCGCCCACCGGTCGCATGACCGTACTGCGCGCGCCGCGCATCGGCCTGTTCGATCAGTACGGCGGGCAGATGCCTTCTGGGTGGACGCGGCTCGTCTTTGAGAACTTCGAGTTCCCGTACACCGTGGTGTACCCGCCGATGCTTGATGCCGGCAACCTGATCGACAAGTTCGACATCCTCATCTTCAACGATGGCGGCATTCCTGCTGTGGGTGGCGGTGCGGGTGGCGGCCGCGGCGGCGGGGGTGGTGGTGGCGGTCGTGGCGGTGGCGCGGGTCCTGAAATCCCCGAGGAGTTCCGCAACCGGCAGGGCAGCGTGACTGCCGAGACGATGAACAAGATCAAGGAGTTCGTGCGTGCGGGCGGCACCGTGCTGACCATCGGCGGCGCATCGTCCAGCATTGCCGCGCACTTTGACCTGCCGATCGAGAGCCACCTCACCGAGCGTGGCGAAGACGGCCGCCTCGGCCCGCTGCCGGGAACGAAGTTCTACGTGCCTGGGTCGGTGTTGCGCGCGGCCGTGGAGCCCAACTCGATTCTGGGTCACGGCACCGGGCCGGAGATCGACGTGTTCTTCGACAACAGTCCGACGTTCCGTCTTGGACCGGCTGCCACCTCACGCGGCATCAAGACCATCGCGTGGTACAACACGCCGACACCGCTGCGCAGCGGCTGGGCGTGGGGACAGCACTATCTGGAGAACGGCATCGCGGCGTTCGAGGCCGAAGTGGGCAAGGGCCACCTCTACGTGTTCGGCCCCGAGATCGCCTTCAGATCTCAGCCGCACGGCACGTTCAAGTTCCTGTTCAACGGGATTCTGCTCAGCGCGACGGAAGGGCTGCGCTGA
- a CDS encoding metallophosphoesterase, which translates to MRLLAISDLHLSHKLNRAGIEALGQYPEDWLIVAGDVGERVEHLRFALDQLTPRFAKVIWTPGNHDLWCPPDATDRTRGQARYDQLVETCRSYGVLTPEDPYAQFPSSTSSASSASSASSASSASSASYICPMFLLYDYSFRPPDVTREGALAWARESGVVCGDEQMLDPTPWPSRSAWCAARCDETEARLSALPADAETVLINHWPLRYDLARPPRVPRFSIWCGTTRTEDWPRRFRARAVVSGHLHMRTTIVRHGVRHEEVSLGYPRDWHQDRGVDWYLRDVLTTTSEHASRFVPARDPFMIPLQ; encoded by the coding sequence ATGCGCCTCCTTGCCATCAGCGACCTCCACCTCAGCCACAAGCTGAATCGCGCAGGGATCGAGGCGTTGGGCCAGTATCCCGAAGACTGGCTCATCGTGGCCGGTGACGTGGGCGAACGGGTTGAACACCTGCGCTTCGCGCTCGATCAGCTCACACCCCGCTTCGCCAAGGTCATCTGGACTCCGGGCAATCACGACCTCTGGTGCCCGCCCGACGCCACCGACCGCACCCGCGGCCAGGCCCGCTACGACCAACTCGTCGAAACCTGCCGCAGCTACGGGGTACTAACCCCAGAAGACCCCTACGCCCAGTTCCCCAGTTCCACCAGTTCCGCCAGTTCCGCCAGTTCCGCCAGTTCCGCCAGTTCCGCCAGTTCCGCCAGTTACATCTGTCCGATGTTCTTGCTCTATGACTACTCGTTTCGTCCGCCAGACGTGACGCGCGAAGGTGCGCTGGCCTGGGCCCGCGAGAGCGGCGTGGTCTGCGGCGACGAACAGATGCTTGACCCCACACCCTGGCCATCGCGCTCGGCGTGGTGTGCTGCGCGGTGCGACGAAACAGAAGCCAGATTGTCCGCCTTGCCGGCAGATGCCGAGACGGTGCTCATCAATCACTGGCCCTTGCGCTACGACCTCGCTCGTCCACCACGAGTACCGCGCTTCTCGATTTGGTGCGGCACGACGCGCACTGAAGACTGGCCGAGGCGCTTTCGCGCGCGCGCAGTTGTATCGGGCCACCTGCACATGCGCACGACGATCGTCAGACACGGCGTCAGACATGAAGAGGTGTCGCTCGGGTATCCGCGCGACTGGCATCAGGATCGCGGCGTCGATTGGTACCTCCGCGATGTGCTCACGACGACGTCGGAACACGCGTCGCGTTTTGTTCCAGCGCGAGATCCGTTTATGATTCCTCTGCAATGA
- a CDS encoding 4-phosphopantetheinyl transferase family protein translates to MCVVVGGPVGVDLEDLDRQPLTRDLARRFCAPAEVADIERQPEGAQTHRFLTYWTLKEAYLKARGLGIAVHLADLEFSVAGEHPTIHFRDSLVGTSQDWAFALFEPTPRYLLSVAVPQPAGLPRPDIAVSEVTLDALTAR, encoded by the coding sequence GTGTGTGTTGTCGTCGGTGGCCCGGTGGGCGTGGATCTCGAGGATCTGGATCGCCAGCCGCTGACGCGGGATCTGGCGCGGCGATTTTGCGCGCCGGCCGAAGTCGCAGACATCGAGCGGCAGCCGGAAGGCGCACAGACCCACCGGTTTCTGACCTACTGGACCTTGAAGGAGGCCTACTTGAAGGCGCGCGGCCTCGGTATCGCCGTCCACTTGGCCGATCTGGAGTTCAGTGTGGCTGGCGAGCACCCGACCATACATTTCCGCGACTCGCTCGTGGGCACCAGCCAGGACTGGGCGTTCGCGTTGTTTGAGCCGACGCCTCGATATCTGCTCTCGGTGGCCGTGCCACAGCCGGCCGGCTTGCCCCGGCCCGACATTGCCGTAAGCGAAGTGACGCTTGACGCGTTAACCGCCCGCTGA
- a CDS encoding four helix bundle protein, with protein MTDRARIDALETRSSRFAIDVVDIVRRVRVQPELRPACDQLNRAAGSVAANHRSAGRARSTREFAAKLQIVHEEADESAHWLAQLKATNRDAQLRGPIERALQEAIELRNIFGRARATTRERYFPEKEPSSSK; from the coding sequence ATGACCGATCGTGCCCGCATCGATGCCCTTGAGACCCGTAGCAGCCGCTTTGCGATTGATGTTGTGGATATCGTGCGAAGAGTCCGTGTGCAGCCGGAACTCCGGCCGGCCTGCGACCAGCTGAACCGCGCGGCTGGGAGCGTTGCCGCAAACCACCGCTCCGCAGGCCGCGCCCGTTCAACCAGGGAGTTCGCGGCCAAGCTCCAAATCGTTCACGAAGAGGCCGATGAGAGCGCGCATTGGCTGGCACAACTCAAGGCGACCAATCGCGACGCGCAGCTCAGGGGCCCCATTGAGCGAGCGCTTCAGGAAGCCATTGAACTCAGGAATATCTTTGGCCGGGCCCGCGCCACGACACGTGAGCGGTATTTCCCGGAGAAGGAACCAAGCAGCTCGAAGTAG
- a CDS encoding DUF4097 family beta strand repeat protein, with amino-acid sequence MAAAPAAPRTAGALRAYHASCDIAHSPRAAFHALWPCSAPPALLVALAPLAACNLQLSTDVEAKDQWTRSYPLTPTGQLIINSSNGGINVTAGDGDTVTVTAERIVKAGTEDVAKQQLALFEMKEDVKPDRVSIDSTSRGIMMNVSRRVNYTVTMPKGASLSLVNSNGEIVVTNIGGHFSAETSNGSVTATGLKQSAKVSTTNGVIDLGFESVSGEGIAAETTNGMITLSLPNSTNADFSARVTNGAIERDNLTLQVSEESRRRLDGRMGTGGARIRLETTNGAITVRGR; translated from the coding sequence ATGGCGGCGGCGCCCGCGGCGCCGCGAACCGCCGGCGCCCTGCGCGCGTATCATGCGTCATGCGATATCGCACACTCCCCGCGCGCCGCTTTCCACGCACTCTGGCCTTGCTCGGCGCCCCCGGCGCTGCTCGTCGCGCTGGCGCCCCTCGCCGCCTGCAACCTGCAGCTGTCCACTGATGTCGAAGCGAAGGACCAGTGGACCCGGTCCTATCCACTGACGCCCACCGGCCAGCTGATCATCAACAGCTCCAATGGCGGCATTAATGTGACGGCCGGGGACGGTGACACGGTCACCGTCACCGCCGAGCGCATCGTCAAAGCCGGCACCGAAGATGTCGCGAAGCAGCAGTTGGCGCTGTTCGAAATGAAGGAAGATGTGAAGCCCGACCGGGTCAGCATCGACAGCACCAGCCGCGGGATCATGATGAATGTGTCGCGCCGCGTGAACTACACGGTCACGATGCCGAAAGGCGCCTCGCTGTCGCTGGTCAACTCCAACGGCGAAATTGTGGTCACAAACATCGGCGGCCACTTCTCGGCGGAAACCAGTAACGGCAGTGTCACCGCGACTGGCCTGAAGCAGAGCGCGAAAGTCTCAACCACAAACGGGGTCATCGATCTCGGCTTCGAGTCGGTCTCAGGCGAAGGCATTGCTGCCGAAACCACCAACGGCATGATCACGCTCTCGTTGCCGAATAGCACCAATGCCGACTTCTCCGCCCGCGTCACAAACGGCGCCATCGAACGCGACAACCTGACGCTTCAGGTGTCGGAAGAATCGCGCCGCCGCCTGGACGGCCGCATGGGCACTGGAGGCGCACGTATCCGGCTGGAGACCACGAACGGCGCCATCACTGTCAGGGGTCGCTGA